In a single window of the Candoia aspera isolate rCanAsp1 chromosome 14, rCanAsp1.hap2, whole genome shotgun sequence genome:
- the BRI3 gene encoding membrane protein BRI3 → MDGKPLLQDRPPAYSPCGPAGGYGPHTYGAIPPPPPLPPPYPFPPGPGAGYAAPSGPLPHNYPNTTCTIIQQPPPITSVVVVGGCPACRVGVLEDTFTCLGVLCAIVFFPIGILFCLALRQRTCPNCGATFG, encoded by the exons ATGGACGGCAAGCCGCTGCTGCAGGACCGGCCGCCGGCGTACAGCCCCTGCGGGCCGGCGGGCGGCTACGGGCCCCACACCTACGGGGCcatcccgccgccgccgccgctgccgccgccctACCCGTTCCCCCCGGGGCCCGGGGCAG GATATGCCGCTCCTTCTGGTCCATTGCCACATAACTACCCCAACACTACGTGTACGATAatccagcagccccctcccatcaCGTCCGTCGTAGTTGTTGGCGGCTGCCCCGCTTGCag AGTTGGTGTGTTGGAAGACACCTTCACTTGCCTCGGCGTCCTCTGCGCCATTGTATTCTTCCCCATCGGAATCCTCTTCTGTCTCGCCTTGAGACAACGAACGTGTCCGAACTGCGGGGCCACGTTTGGTTAA